From one Acidobacteriota bacterium genomic stretch:
- a CDS encoding zf-HC2 domain-containing protein — translation MKCEDCLDVIEEYFDRELDAESSNEVAGHLKTCAMCKEVFESLKQEQVIYAAYKREVEVTSALWQGIEARIKQEAVQPVVVKESVVESVGVLARLRNFFVETLRAPRMSFALAAALVIVAVGITVVVMNYLNSRSGNQPAYTAGGNPQVAPTPAPQNQPGNNGQVAQSPSPTTDNPGEDNLALPKKESTEMAGRPKLVKAPIEKVNPAMNAQPLVSSSKTAEKLLRDAEQKYLAAITILQRDYNKRRPQLDSEFVAKMDAALKTIDNTIAETRKAVQKNPDDPIALQYMLTAYAKKVEVLRGVTGS, via the coding sequence ATGAAATGTGAAGATTGCCTTGATGTAATCGAAGAATATTTTGACAGAGAGCTTGACGCCGAATCTTCAAACGAAGTTGCCGGGCATTTGAAAACCTGTGCGATGTGCAAAGAGGTTTTTGAATCGCTCAAACAGGAGCAGGTGATTTACGCCGCCTACAAACGCGAGGTTGAAGTAACGTCGGCGCTCTGGCAGGGCATTGAAGCGCGTATCAAGCAGGAAGCCGTTCAACCGGTCGTCGTGAAAGAATCGGTTGTCGAATCGGTCGGCGTGTTGGCGCGATTGCGAAACTTTTTTGTGGAAACGCTCCGCGCGCCGCGCATGAGTTTCGCGCTTGCCGCCGCACTGGTTATCGTCGCCGTTGGCATCACGGTTGTGGTGATGAATTACCTCAATTCGCGTTCGGGCAATCAACCAGCTTATACGGCGGGTGGCAATCCGCAGGTTGCGCCAACCCCTGCCCCGCAGAATCAACCGGGTAATAATGGGCAGGTTGCACAAAGTCCGTCACCGACTACGGATAATCCGGGAGAAGATAACCTTGCGCTTCCCAAGAAAGAATCGACTGAAATGGCTGGAAGACCGAAACTTGTGAAGGCTCCCATTGAAAAAGTCAATCCGGCGATGAATGCGCAGCCGTTAGTCAGCTCAAGCAAAACAGCGGAAAAATTGTTGCGCGATGCCGAACAGAAATATTTAGCCGCGATTACGATTTTGCAGCGCGATTACAACAAACGTCGCCCGCAACTGGATTCCGAATTCGTAGCCAAAATGGATGCGGCATTGAAAACCATTGATAATACGATTGCCGAGACTCGAAAGGCTGTGCAGAAAAACCCCGATGACCCGATTGCTTTGCAATATATGCTGACTGCCTATGCGAAAAAAGTCGAAGTCCTCAGAGGCGTCACGGGAAGTTAA